From Clostridia bacterium, a single genomic window includes:
- the tgt gene encoding tRNA guanosine(34) transglycosylase Tgt: MFKLIKKCSKARLGEFHTPHGVIETPVFMNVGTCAAIKGGVSTLDLKNMGTQVQLSNTYHLHVRPGDEIIKKLGGLHKFMNWDKPILTDSGGFQVFSLSKLRKITEEGVYFNSHIDGRKIFMGPKESIKIQSNLASTIAMAFDECIENPSPYKYVKDSIERTTRWLEICRKEMDRLNSLDDTINKKQMLFGINQGSTFDDLRIEHMKRIREIDCEGFAIGGLAVGESNEEMYHIIDVVEPFMPEDKPRYLMGVGTPANIIEAVSRGVDFFDCVMPSRNARHSHLFTSKGIINLMNQKYELDDSPIDENCDCETCKNYSRAYIRHLFKAKEALALKLAVTHNLRFYNKLMEDIRKHIKEDTFLEFKKEAVENYSRRL; encoded by the coding sequence ATGTTTAAACTTATTAAAAAGTGTTCCAAAGCCCGTTTGGGAGAGTTTCACACTCCACATGGCGTTATTGAAACTCCTGTGTTTATGAATGTTGGCACTTGTGCTGCAATTAAAGGCGGGGTTTCAACACTCGATTTAAAAAATATGGGCACTCAGGTTCAGCTTTCAAACACTTATCATCTTCATGTAAGACCTGGAGACGAGATTATAAAAAAATTAGGCGGTCTTCATAAATTTATGAACTGGGATAAACCAATTCTTACAGACAGTGGTGGTTTTCAGGTTTTCTCACTTTCCAAGTTAAGAAAGATAACCGAAGAGGGAGTTTACTTTAATTCTCATATAGATGGAAGAAAAATTTTTATGGGGCCTAAAGAAAGTATTAAGATTCAGTCAAATCTTGCATCTACTATTGCTATGGCTTTTGACGAATGTATAGAAAACCCGTCTCCTTATAAATATGTTAAAGACTCAATAGAGAGAACTACCAGATGGCTTGAAATCTGCAGAAAAGAGATGGACAGACTTAACAGTTTGGATGATACTATAAATAAAAAACAAATGCTCTTTGGCATAAATCAGGGGTCAACATTTGATGACTTAAGAATAGAGCATATGAAAAGAATCAGAGAAATTGACTGTGAGGGTTTTGCAATAGGCGGACTTGCAGTCGGCGAATCTAACGAAGAAATGTATCATATAATTGATGTTGTTGAGCCTTTTATGCCGGAGGATAAGCCAAGATATTTAATGGGGGTAGGCACTCCTGCAAATATTATCGAGGCAGTATCAAGAGGGGTAGATTTCTTTGACTGTGTTATGCCATCAAGAAATGCAAGGCACTCTCATCTTTTCACATCAAAAGGTATTATAAATCTTATGAACCAAAAATATGAATTAGACGACTCGCCTATTGACGAAAATTGCGACTGCGAAACATGTAAAAACTATTCAAGAGCCTATATAAGACATCTGTTTAAAGCAAAGGAAGCACTTGCTCTAAAACTTGCAGTTACCCATAATTTAAGATTTTATAATAAACTTATGGAAGATATAAGAAAACATATCAAAGAAGATACATTCTTAGAATTTAAAAAAGAAGCAGTTGAAAACTACTCCAGAAGACTATAA
- a CDS encoding DegV family protein → MNDFILACATTADMPKAFFKERDIKYLYFHFLLDDKQYDDDFGESYPFSDFYQRIADGGMPTTCQINVDEHMEFFEKYLKEGKDILFISLSSGISGSFNSCQIAARELSEKYPDRKILVVDSLAASSGYGLFVKKIADLKDEGKSIDEVYNWAEDNKLNVHHWFFTSDLTHLKRGGRVSSASALLGSLLGICPLLNVSFEGKLEARKKIRGKKTVIKEIVATMEEHAKGGASYNGECFISHSDCIEDAKAVKDLVEERIPALKGKVLINDIGAVIGSHTGRGTVALFYMGDKRID, encoded by the coding sequence ATGAATGATTTTATATTAGCATGTGCAACAACTGCAGATATGCCAAAGGCTTTTTTTAAGGAAAGAGATATTAAATATTTATATTTTCATTTCCTTTTGGATGACAAGCAGTATGATGATGATTTTGGAGAAAGTTATCCGTTTAGTGATTTTTATCAGAGAATAGCAGACGGAGGAATGCCTACCACCTGTCAGATAAATGTTGATGAACATATGGAGTTTTTTGAAAAGTACTTAAAAGAGGGAAAAGACATACTCTTTATTTCCTTATCTTCAGGAATTTCAGGCTCATTTAATTCCTGCCAGATTGCAGCAAGAGAACTTAGTGAAAAATATCCTGACAGAAAAATACTGGTAGTTGATTCATTGGCTGCTTCTTCAGGATACGGTTTATTTGTTAAAAAAATTGCCGATTTAAAAGATGAGGGAAAATCTATTGACGAGGTTTATAACTGGGCAGAAGATAATAAGCTTAATGTTCATCACTGGTTCTTTACTTCTGATTTAACTCACTTAAAAAGGGGAGGAAGAGTATCATCTGCGTCTGCGCTTTTAGGCTCACTCCTTGGAATTTGCCCTTTGCTTAATGTAAGTTTTGAAGGAAAACTTGAAGCAAGAAAGAAAATAAGAGGCAAGAAAACTGTTATTAAAGAAATTGTTGCCACAATGGAAGAACATGCTAAAGGCGGTGCTTCATATAACGGAGAATGTTTTATTTCTCATTCAGATTGTATAGAAGATGCAAAGGCAGTAAAAGACCTTGTAGAAGAAAGAATACCTGCTCTTAAAGGTAAGGTTTTAATTAATGATATCGGAGCAGTTATAGGCTCTCATACAGGAAGAGGAACAGTAGCGCTGTTCTATATGGGTGATAAAAGAATAGATTAA
- a CDS encoding DUF421 domain-containing protein, which yields MEFIKILLTSLLSVVSLFVMAKIMGHKQMAELDFFDYISGITIGSIAAELAIDSEMFWKPLLAIIIYGVVSIGLSWITLRFPKSRKFINGTPTIIMDNGKLYRKNMKKAKLELSEFMVMLRQEGYFNLNDINTAVFEHNGHLTILPKSSKRPITPEDMNISVKQEEINTEIIMDGQIMHENLKRLGFNIEWLEKQLKDQRFKSAKEIYLGICDKDNNVTFFPFN from the coding sequence ATGGAATTTATAAAAATTTTATTAACCTCTTTGTTATCGGTGGTTTCTTTATTTGTTATGGCAAAAATTATGGGACATAAACAAATGGCTGAACTTGATTTTTTTGATTATATCAGTGGTATTACTATTGGTTCAATAGCAGCAGAACTTGCCATAGATTCAGAAATGTTTTGGAAACCTCTTCTTGCTATTATAATATACGGAGTGGTATCGATAGGACTTTCATGGATTACACTAAGATTTCCCAAAAGCAGAAAGTTTATTAACGGAACGCCTACTATTATTATGGATAACGGGAAATTATACAGAAAGAATATGAAAAAAGCCAAATTAGAATTAAGCGAATTTATGGTAATGTTAAGACAGGAGGGATATTTTAATTTAAATGATATAAATACAGCAGTATTTGAACATAACGGGCATCTTACCATACTGCCAAAAAGCAGTAAAAGACCTATTACACCCGAGGATATGAATATATCCGTTAAACAAGAGGAAATTAACACCGAAATAATTATGGACGGACAAATTATGCATGAAAATTTAAAACGCCTAGGGTTTAATATAGAATGGTTAGAAAAACAGTTAAAAGACCAGAGATTTAAAAGCGCAAAAGAAATTTATCTTGGAATATGCGATAAGGATAACAATGTAACCTTTTTTCCTTTTAATTAG
- the nadA gene encoding quinolinate synthase NadA, producing the protein MDQIIYDINKIKKEKNAIILAHFYAPKEVQEIADYVGDSFYLAKIAKETDSEIIVFCGVLFMGESAKIINPSKKVLMPDITADCPMAHMVSKEKIKKLREEYKDLAVVCYINSTASLKKLSDVCVTSSNALDIVKKLPNKNIFFIPDKNLGRFVKDNIKDKNIILNDGYCPIHEKISVDEVKKLKALYPDAKILAHPECNDDVCKMADFLGSTLDIINYANSDSCNKYIILTEVGVLYQLKKNNPEKEFYFTDPAPICKDMKLNTLNKILNVLKNEENEVVLNKEDILDALLPLDRMLERKN; encoded by the coding sequence ATGGATCAGATAATTTACGATATCAATAAAATAAAAAAAGAAAAAAACGCCATAATTCTTGCTCATTTTTATGCGCCAAAAGAAGTGCAGGAAATAGCAGATTATGTAGGAGATTCTTTCTATCTTGCAAAAATTGCAAAGGAAACTGACAGTGAGATAATAGTATTTTGCGGAGTTTTATTTATGGGCGAGAGTGCCAAAATAATAAACCCGTCTAAAAAGGTGCTTATGCCTGATATTACTGCTGACTGCCCTATGGCTCATATGGTAAGTAAAGAAAAAATTAAAAAACTAAGAGAAGAATACAAAGACCTTGCAGTTGTATGCTATATAAATTCAACTGCTTCTTTAAAAAAACTAAGTGATGTTTGTGTAACCTCTTCCAATGCTCTTGATATTGTAAAAAAACTTCCTAATAAAAACATATTTTTTATTCCTGATAAAAATTTAGGAAGATTTGTTAAAGATAATATCAAGGATAAAAATATCATATTAAATGACGGTTACTGCCCTATCCACGAAAAGATAAGCGTAGATGAGGTTAAAAAACTAAAGGCCCTATACCCTGATGCTAAAATACTTGCCCATCCTGAGTGTAATGATGATGTATGCAAAATGGCAGACTTTTTGGGAAGCACTTTAGATATTATAAACTATGCAAATAGTGATTCTTGTAATAAATATATCATTCTTACCGAAGTGGGAGTTTTATATCAGTTAAAGAAGAATAATCCTGAAAAGGAATTTTATTTTACAGACCCTGCGCCTATATGCAAAGATATGAAACTTAACACACTTAATAAAATATTAAATGTGCTTAAAAATGAAGAAAACGAAGTAGTTTTAAATAAAGAAGACATATTGGATGCATTACTGCCTCTTGACAGAATGCTTGAAAGAAAGAATTAA
- a CDS encoding L-aspartate oxidase encodes MIKEIYTDIVIAGCGVSGLYASLNLKKDKKIIILSKTKKEESDSFLAQGGICVKKDENDFESFYEDTLKAGHFENSPQSVTTMINSSVDIINDLEKYGVRFNKDKDGNFEYTKEGAHSKPRILYHKDETGKEITSSLLSEVEKRDNITLLEYYTMVDILTEDNTCYGIVCHDLDMNFYIIYADYTILATGGIGGLFTHSTNFPHLTGDSLAICYKHNIPLKNVDYIQIHPTTFYTDKKERSFLISESVRGEGALLYNHKGERFVDELLPRDVVADAIFKEMEKEKKDFMWLSLENIEKEEIINHFPNIYYYCKERGINLPEDKIPVVPAQHYYMGGIEIDLDGCTLNKRLYAAGETACNNVHGKNRLASNSLLESLVFAKRAATHINNNYQKIENKKFEINIKDYDNYKEEYEKIIKNEI; translated from the coding sequence ATGATTAAAGAAATTTATACCGACATTGTAATAGCAGGATGCGGAGTAAGCGGTCTGTACGCTTCTCTTAACCTTAAAAAAGATAAAAAAATAATAATTTTATCTAAAACAAAAAAAGAAGAGAGCGATTCTTTCCTTGCGCAAGGTGGAATCTGCGTTAAAAAAGATGAAAATGATTTTGAAAGTTTTTATGAAGATACACTAAAGGCAGGACATTTCGAAAACAGTCCTCAGTCTGTTACAACTATGATTAACTCATCAGTTGATATAATAAATGACCTTGAAAAATACGGTGTAAGATTTAATAAAGATAAAGATGGTAATTTCGAGTATACCAAAGAGGGTGCACATTCTAAGCCGCGTATTCTTTATCATAAAGACGAAACGGGGAAAGAAATAACCTCTTCCCTTTTATCAGAAGTTGAAAAAAGAGATAATATAACACTTTTGGAATACTATACAATGGTTGATATATTAACAGAGGATAACACTTGTTACGGTATAGTATGCCACGATTTAGATATGAATTTTTACATAATATATGCTGATTATACCATTCTTGCAACAGGAGGTATCGGAGGGCTTTTTACCCATTCAACCAATTTCCCTCACCTTACGGGAGATTCTCTTGCAATATGTTATAAGCATAATATTCCTCTTAAAAATGTTGACTATATCCAGATTCATCCTACCACTTTTTATACTGATAAAAAGGAAAGAAGTTTTTTAATATCCGAATCGGTGCGTGGAGAGGGCGCACTTTTATATAACCATAAAGGAGAAAGATTTGTTGATGAACTTCTGCCAAGGGATGTTGTGGCAGATGCTATATTTAAGGAAATGGAAAAAGAAAAGAAAGATTTTATGTGGCTTTCTTTAGAAAATATAGAAAAGGAAGAAATTATAAACCACTTTCCTAATATTTACTATTACTGCAAAGAAAGGGGCATAAATTTACCAGAAGATAAAATTCCTGTTGTTCCTGCCCAGCATTATTATATGGGTGGAATAGAAATAGACCTTGACGGTTGCACCTTAAATAAAAGGTTATATGCAGCAGGAGAAACAGCATGTAACAATGTTCACGGTAAAAACCGACTTGCAAGTAATTCTCTGTTAGAAAGTTTGGTATTTGCAAAAAGAGCGGCAACCCATATAAATAATAACTATCAAAAAATTGAGAATAAGAAATTTGAAATTAACATTAAAGATTACGATAACTATAAAGAAGAATATGAAAAGATAATAAAAAATGAGATTTAA
- the nadC gene encoding carboxylating nicotinate-nucleotide diphosphorylase: protein MNSITMLLNADDLILNALKEDITSEDITTNSVMPHYQKGQVELIAKQEGVIAGLDVFKRVFELLDKNTEFEFFFKDGDLVKPKDLIGIIKGDIRVLLSGERTALNYLQRMSGIATYTKEIVTLLEGSKTKLLDTRKTTPNMRIFEKYAVKAGGGNNHRYNLSDGILLKDNHIGAAGSVANAVKMAKEYAPFVRKIEIEVENLDMLKEALDAGADIVMLDNMSVEDMKEAVKMAKGRAETECSGNVTKENIKLLLDIGVDYISSGALTHSAPILDLSLKNLHAI, encoded by the coding sequence ATGAACAGTATCACTATGTTACTAAATGCAGACGACCTTATATTAAACGCATTAAAAGAAGATATAACCAGCGAAGATATTACAACAAATTCTGTTATGCCCCACTATCAGAAAGGACAGGTAGAACTTATTGCAAAACAGGAGGGTGTAATTGCAGGACTTGATGTATTTAAAAGAGTTTTTGAACTTCTTGATAAAAACACAGAATTTGAATTTTTCTTTAAAGACGGAGATTTAGTAAAACCTAAAGATTTAATAGGTATTATTAAAGGAGATATAAGAGTTCTTTTATCAGGAGAAAGAACTGCTCTTAACTATCTTCAAAGAATGAGTGGTATTGCAACCTATACTAAAGAAATTGTAACTCTTTTGGAAGGGTCAAAAACAAAACTTTTAGACACAAGAAAAACCACTCCTAATATGAGAATTTTTGAAAAATACGCTGTTAAAGCAGGTGGAGGAAATAACCACAGATATAATTTAAGCGACGGTATACTTTTAAAAGATAACCATATCGGCGCTGCGGGAAGCGTTGCAAATGCTGTTAAAATGGCAAAAGAATATGCTCCTTTTGTAAGAAAAATAGAAATTGAGGTTGAAAACCTTGATATGTTAAAAGAAGCACTTGATGCAGGTGCAGATATTGTAATGCTTGATAATATGAGTGTCGAGGATATGAAAGAAGCAGTTAAAATGGCTAAAGGAAGAGCAGAAACCGAATGCAGTGGTAATGTTACCAAAGAAAATATAAAACTTCTTTTAGATATTGGAGTAGACTATATTTCAAGTGGTGCTCTAACCCACTCTGCTCCGATTCTTGACTTATCCTTAAAAAATTTACATGCTATATAG
- a CDS encoding type II toxin-antitoxin system death-on-curing family toxin, which yields MIKLSKEKVLLLHQLIAEETGGSVGVRDIGLLESALNNAYVTFSGEELYKTKEEKAASLGFSLISNHAFVDGNKRIGVYVMLTFLEAEGIKMNCTNADVVDFGLSVASGNMKYDHILEWINKFKR from the coding sequence ATGATTAAGTTGAGTAAAGAAAAGGTTTTGCTTTTGCATCAATTAATAGCAGAAGAAACGGGAGGCAGTGTTGGCGTAAGGGATATTGGACTTTTAGAAAGTGCTCTTAACAATGCCTATGTTACATTCAGCGGAGAAGAACTATATAAAACAAAAGAGGAAAAAGCAGCAAGTCTTGGTTTTTCTTTAATATCTAATCATGCTTTTGTCGATGGAAATAAGAGAATAGGTGTATATGTTATGCTCACATTTCTGGAAGCAGAGGGTATAAAAATGAATTGCACTAATGCAGATGTGGTTGACTTTGGTCTATCAGTTGCATCAGGTAATATGAAATATGATCATATTTTAGAATGGATAAATAAATTCAAAAGATGA
- a CDS encoding type II toxin-antitoxin system Phd/YefM family antitoxin, producing MNINTETITTMTEANQNFSKVAKVAENNGQAVIFKNNKPKFLLIDIDSNSYFDITDDEKIDVAAKRIMNRFKPAFEELAK from the coding sequence ATGAATATAAATACTGAAACCATTACAACAATGACAGAAGCAAATCAAAATTTTTCGAAGGTTGCTAAAGTTGCGGAAAATAATGGTCAAGCGGTTATATTTAAAAACAACAAACCCAAATTTTTGCTTATTGATATAGATTCAAATTCTTATTTTGATATTACCGACGATGAGAAAATTGATGTAGCTGCAAAGAGAATTATGAATAGATTCAAACCTGCCTTTGAGGAGTTGGCTAAATGA
- a CDS encoding S-layer homology domain-containing protein yields MKRILCFMLVVSMFLPLGLLKVSAKEYTPYDMADFLNKLDIIHGDASKGGDYDLDSNLTRAQFAKIVVASSNYKNSVPIGTNTSPFADVPRTHWAAGYIKVAATNRLVTGYPDSTFRPDSYVLMEEAVTIALKLMGYTSEDFGSEWPYGQIGLATNIGILDNVDAKVGEHLTRKDAITIIYNTLNEEGKNGTTYIETLGYKLIEDVVLVSSYYQDASIKKDTVVTSLGTFNVKDNFDFSNIESQGDIIVKNNKDLVGFFADNKNEEVYAVAGVLSDDIIVNKNGRNEIINLSDDVITYYKNNQSTYSAVLPKITVGNSIKVIKDSSGQIRYIFVDDEDLKGPIRVSGVSIFATLPVNIDSATILKGGNKVNKNDININDIIYYSKNLNTIWAYSEKRTGIFEEAIPNQETPSSVKISGVTYEIEGIDAYTKFSSLGTLKLGQAVTVLLGKDGKIADILSGGASFETIYAYALSSGLKEYTVNNEKYTSYYISVATPDGNTYEFETSKTYDSLRGKVVKLTFKDEIATAQAVNYGGASGLFNYQSGYFGNLKIAPDISIIDVKDTKVSENGEYLKIYPPRLDGVTIKESDVLYCGKNEKGEISSLILKDVTGDLYKYGMIISASEIGGTRYLVDGVEKSTGTYFTFNAKTFGKFDIRNNQLEGIYAMSSVDNVEELSYGYLYDSKGVKHTISDNVTVYTVNSSFDYVLSTLTEAVTNFSKYRVQAFYDASDSSGGRVRIIILR; encoded by the coding sequence ACCATTAGGCCTATTAAAAGTTTCGGCTAAAGAATATACGCCTTATGATATGGCAGACTTTCTTAACAAACTTGATATTATACATGGAGATGCTTCAAAAGGAGGAGATTATGACCTTGATTCTAATCTTACCCGTGCGCAGTTTGCTAAAATTGTAGTAGCATCATCTAATTATAAAAACAGCGTTCCGATAGGAACAAATACATCTCCTTTTGCCGATGTTCCACGCACACATTGGGCAGCAGGGTATATAAAGGTTGCAGCGACAAACAGGCTGGTAACAGGATATCCTGATTCAACATTTCGCCCTGACTCTTATGTGCTTATGGAAGAAGCTGTAACTATTGCCTTAAAACTTATGGGCTATACAAGCGAAGATTTCGGCTCAGAATGGCCATATGGGCAGATAGGCCTTGCAACAAATATTGGAATTTTGGATAATGTAGATGCAAAGGTTGGAGAGCATCTTACAAGAAAAGATGCCATAACTATCATTTATAATACCTTAAATGAAGAGGGAAAAAACGGAACCACTTATATTGAAACATTAGGATATAAACTGATAGAAGATGTTGTACTTGTTTCTTCATACTATCAGGATGCAAGTATTAAAAAAGATACTGTTGTAACATCTTTGGGAACTTTTAATGTAAAAGATAATTTTGATTTTTCTAATATAGAAAGCCAGGGAGATATAATAGTAAAAAACAATAAAGACCTTGTAGGCTTTTTTGCTGACAATAAAAACGAAGAGGTTTATGCAGTAGCAGGTGTACTTAGCGACGATATAATTGTAAATAAAAACGGAAGAAATGAAATTATTAACTTAAGTGATGATGTTATTACATATTATAAAAACAATCAGTCAACATACAGCGCAGTTTTACCTAAAATAACTGTGGGAAACAGTATAAAGGTAATAAAAGACAGTAGTGGGCAGATAAGATATATATTTGTTGATGATGAAGATTTAAAAGGGCCAATCAGAGTATCAGGCGTAAGTATCTTTGCTACCTTACCTGTTAATATTGACAGTGCGACTATATTAAAGGGTGGAAACAAGGTAAATAAAAACGATATAAATATAAACGATATTATCTATTATTCTAAAAATCTTAATACAATCTGGGCATATTCAGAAAAAAGAACAGGTATATTTGAAGAGGCAATTCCAAATCAGGAAACTCCGTCTTCTGTTAAAATTTCAGGTGTAACCTATGAAATAGAGGGAATAGATGCGTATACAAAATTCTCTTCTTTGGGCACTTTAAAGTTAGGTCAGGCAGTTACAGTGCTTCTTGGAAAGGACGGGAAAATAGCCGATATCCTGTCAGGCGGAGCTTCTTTTGAGACAATTTATGCATACGCTCTGTCTTCTGGCTTAAAAGAATACACTGTAAATAATGAAAAGTATACTTCTTATTATATAAGCGTTGCCACACCGGACGGAAACACTTATGAATTTGAAACCAGTAAAACATATGACAGTCTAAGAGGAAAAGTTGTAAAACTTACATTTAAAGACGAGATTGCAACTGCTCAGGCAGTAAATTACGGTGGGGCGTCAGGTTTATTTAACTATCAGTCAGGATATTTTGGCAATTTAAAAATTGCTCCTGATATTTCAATTATTGATGTTAAGGATACTAAAGTATCCGAAAACGGAGAGTATTTAAAAATTTACCCTCCAAGACTTGACGGTGTTACAATAAAAGAGAGCGATGTGTTATATTGCGGTAAAAATGAAAAGGGAGAAATTTCATCTTTAATATTAAAAGATGTAACAGGCGACCTTTACAAATACGGTATGATAATTTCTGCATCCGAAATAGGAGGAACACGCTACCTTGTAGACGGTGTGGAAAAATCAACAGGCACATACTTTACATTTAATGCCAAAACATTTGGAAAATTTGATATAAGAAATAATCAACTTGAAGGCATTTATGCAATGTCATCAGTTGATAATGTAGAAGAACTTTCCTATGGATATTTGTACGACTCAAAAGGGGTAAAACATACTATATCCGATAATGTTACTGTATATACAGTAAATTCTTCTTTTGATTATGTTCTTTCAACCTTAACAGAGGCAGTAACCAATTTCTCAAAATACAGAGTTCAGGCTTTCTATGACGCATCTGACAGTTCTGGTGGAAGAGTACGAATAATTATTTTAAGATAA